In a genomic window of Streptococcus oralis:
- a CDS encoding CCA tRNA nucleotidyltransferase → MRLTQMPSEFQKALPVLEKIKEAGFEAYFVGGSVRDALLHRPIHDVDIATSSYPEETKQIFPRTADIGIEHGTVLVLEGDEEYEVTTFRTEDVYVDYRRPSAVSFVRSLEEDLKRRDFTVNAFALDETGEIIDLFHGLEDLENQVLRAVGVASERFNEDALRIMRGFRFQASLGFKLELETFVAMKTLTPLLEKISVERTFVEFDKLLLAPFWRVGLSSMIESRAYDYLPDMAGSQDKLNKLFDLETDFTFESSEQAWAALLWALEIKDAQPFLKHWKTSRQFAKQVQDLLTILALREEGELSKRDCYRFDLDSLLQAESLRQAQGKEVNSQAITETYQSLTIHDKKEIQINGGILIKEYGYQPGPDLGEILTEIEYAIVDGELENDRQAIHVYLREKK, encoded by the coding sequence ATGAGATTAACACAAATGCCTTCTGAATTTCAGAAGGCTTTACCAGTATTAGAAAAAATTAAAGAAGCAGGTTTTGAAGCCTATTTTGTTGGAGGCTCTGTTCGAGATGCCCTCCTCCATCGTCCTATCCATGATGTGGATATTGCGACCTCTTCCTATCCAGAGGAAACCAAGCAGATATTTCCGCGAACAGCTGATATCGGAATCGAGCACGGAACCGTCTTAGTTTTAGAAGGGGACGAGGAGTATGAGGTAACAACTTTTCGAACAGAGGATGTCTATGTGGACTATCGCAGACCCAGCGCGGTTTCCTTTGTGCGTTCGCTAGAAGAAGACCTCAAGCGCCGTGATTTCACAGTTAATGCCTTTGCCTTAGATGAGACAGGGGAAATCATTGACTTGTTCCATGGTTTAGAAGATTTGGAGAACCAAGTCTTGCGAGCGGTTGGGGTGGCTAGTGAGCGTTTCAATGAAGATGCTCTGCGCATTATGCGTGGTTTTCGTTTTCAGGCCAGTCTCGGTTTTAAACTTGAGCTAGAAACTTTTGTGGCGATGAAGACTTTGACGCCACTCTTGGAGAAAATTTCTGTAGAGCGCACCTTCGTTGAGTTTGATAAACTCTTGCTGGCACCTTTTTGGCGAGTTGGTCTGTCTTCCATGATTGAGAGTCGAGCTTATGACTATCTTCCAGATATGGCAGGGAGCCAGGACAAGCTCAACAAACTGTTTGATTTGGAAACTGATTTCACTTTTGAGTCTTCCGAACAAGCCTGGGCGGCTCTATTGTGGGCTTTGGAGATTAAAGATGCACAGCCATTTTTGAAGCATTGGAAAACCTCACGTCAATTTGCCAAGCAGGTTCAGGATTTGCTGACTATTTTGGCTTTGCGAGAAGAAGGAGAGCTGAGCAAGCGCGATTGTTACCGATTTGACTTGGATTCCCTTCTACAAGCTGAAAGTCTTCGTCAGGCTCAAGGAAAAGAAGTCAATTCACAAGCTATCACAGAAACCTACCAGAGTTTGACCATTCATGATAAGAAAGAAATTCAGATTAATGGTGGCATTTTGATTAAGGAATATGGCTATCAACCAGGGCCAGACTTGGGAGAGATTTTAACAGAGATTGAATATGCCATTGTCGATGGAGAGTTGGAAAATGATCGTCAAGCCATCCATGTTTACCTAAGGGAGAAAAAATGA
- a CDS encoding ABC-F family ATP-binding cassette domain-containing protein — MSDFIVEKLSKSVGDKTVFKDISFIIHDLDRIGLIGVNGTGKTTLLDVLSGVSGFDGDVSPFLAKNDYKIGYLTQDPEFDDSKTVLDTVLSSDLKEIQLIREYELLMLDYSEDKQARLERVMAEMDSLQAWEIESQVKTVLSKLGIQDLSTPVGELSGGLRRRVQLAQVLLGNHDLLLLDEPTNHLDIATIEWLTLFLKNSKKTVLFITHDRYFLDALSTRIFELDRAGLTEYQGNYQDYVRLKTEQDERDAALLHKKEQLYKQELAWMRRQPQARATKQQARINRFHDLKKEVSGGVAETDLTMNFETSRIGKKVIEFKDVSFAYENKPILQDFNLLVQAKDRIGIVGDNGVGKSTLLNLIAGSLEPTKGQVIIGETVRIAYFSQQIEGLDESKRVINYLQEVAEEVKTSGGSTTSIAELLEQFLFPRSTHGTLIEKLSGGEKKRLYLLKLLLEKPNVLLLDEPTNDLDIATLTVLENFLQGFAGPVLTVSHDRYFLDKVATKILAFENGKIRTFFGHYTDYLDEKNFETDIANQVQKAEKEKVVKVREDKKRMTYQEKQEWASIEGDIEALENRIATIEEEMQANGSDFGKLAMLQKELDEKNEELLEKYERYEYLSELA, encoded by the coding sequence ATGAGTGATTTTATCGTTGAAAAACTAAGTAAATCCGTTGGTGACAAGACCGTTTTTAAGGATATTTCTTTTATCATCCATGACTTGGACAGAATCGGTCTGATCGGTGTCAATGGAACGGGTAAGACCACCCTTTTAGATGTTTTATCAGGTGTTTCAGGCTTTGATGGGGATGTCAGTCCTTTTTTGGCTAAGAATGATTACAAGATTGGCTACTTGACCCAGGATCCAGAGTTCGATGATAGCAAGACAGTTTTGGATACGGTCCTATCCAGTGACCTCAAGGAAATCCAGTTGATTCGTGAGTATGAACTCCTCATGCTCGACTATAGCGAGGACAAGCAGGCTCGTTTGGAACGAGTCATGGCTGAGATGGATTCTCTCCAAGCCTGGGAAATCGAAAGTCAGGTCAAGACGGTTCTCAGCAAGTTGGGTATTCAGGATTTGTCGACTCCAGTTGGTGAATTGTCAGGTGGTCTGAGAAGACGGGTTCAGTTGGCGCAAGTTCTCCTAGGCAACCACGACCTCTTGTTACTGGACGAGCCGACCAACCATCTGGACATTGCGACCATTGAGTGGCTGACTCTCTTTTTGAAAAATTCCAAGAAGACAGTTCTCTTTATCACCCACGATCGCTATTTCCTAGATGCACTATCAACGCGGATTTTCGAGTTGGACCGAGCAGGCTTGACCGAGTATCAGGGAAATTATCAGGACTATGTTCGTCTTAAGACAGAACAAGATGAGCGTGATGCAGCACTTCTCCACAAAAAAGAACAACTCTATAAGCAAGAATTAGCCTGGATGCGTAGACAACCGCAAGCGCGTGCGACCAAGCAGCAGGCTCGTATCAATCGTTTTCACGATTTGAAAAAAGAAGTTTCAGGTGGCGTTGCTGAAACAGACTTGACCATGAACTTTGAAACTAGCCGTATTGGTAAGAAGGTCATCGAGTTTAAAGATGTTTCCTTTGCTTATGAGAATAAGCCGATATTGCAAGATTTTAATCTCTTGGTGCAAGCCAAAGACCGTATCGGTATCGTTGGGGACAACGGTGTTGGGAAATCAACTCTGCTTAATCTCATCGCAGGAAGTCTTGAGCCGACTAAAGGTCAAGTGATCATCGGTGAGACGGTTCGCATCGCCTATTTTTCTCAACAAATTGAAGGTTTGGATGAAAGCAAACGGGTTATCAATTACCTGCAGGAAGTAGCAGAAGAGGTTAAGACCAGTGGTGGTTCTACGACTTCCATTGCAGAGTTGCTAGAGCAGTTTCTCTTCCCACGTTCTACGCATGGAACCTTGATTGAGAAATTGTCTGGTGGAGAGAAAAAACGCCTTTATCTTCTCAAATTGCTCTTGGAAAAACCCAATGTTCTTCTTTTGGACGAGCCGACCAATGACCTAGATATTGCGACTTTGACAGTCTTGGAAAATTTCTTACAGGGCTTTGCAGGTCCTGTCTTGACAGTTAGCCACGATCGTTATTTCTTGGATAAGGTAGCGACCAAGATTCTCGCCTTTGAGAATGGCAAGATTCGTACTTTCTTTGGTCATTATACCGACTATCTTGATGAAAAAAACTTTGAAACTGATATAGCCAATCAAGTGCAAAAGGCAGAAAAGGAAAAAGTAGTCAAGGTCCGTGAAGACAAGAAACGCATGACCTACCAAGAAAAGCAGGAGTGGGCAAGCATTGAAGGCGATATTGAAGCCTTGGAAAATCGTATCGCTACCATTGAAGAAGAAATGCAGGCAAATGGCTCTGACTTTGGTAAACTAGCAATGCTTCAGAAAGAGCTAGACGAGAAAAACGAAGAACTTCTTGAAAAATACGAACGCTATGAATATTTAAGTGAGTTGGCATGA
- a CDS encoding cation diffusion facilitator family transporter codes for MNQSMSNLKLAERGAIISISTYLLLSAAKLATGHLLHSSSLVADGFNNVSDIIGNVALLIGIRMARQPADRDHRFGHWKIEDLASLITSIIMFYVGFDVLRDTIQKILSREQTVIDPLGATLGVVSAAVMFAVYLYNTRLSKKSKSKALKAAAKDNLSDAVTSLGTTIAILASSFNYPIVDKLVAIIITFFILKTAYDIFIESSFSLSDGFDDRLLEDYQKAIMEIPKISKVKSQRGRTYGSNIYLDITLEMNPDLSVYESHEIADQVESMLEERFGVFDTDVHIEPAPIPEDEILDNVYKKLLMREQLIDQGNQLEELLAEDFLYIRQDGEQMDKVAYQAEKELKATIKDIQITSISQKTKLICYELDGIVHTSIWRRHETWQNIFHQETKKEDKQ; via the coding sequence ATGAACCAATCCATGTCAAATCTCAAATTGGCAGAACGTGGAGCCATTATCAGCATTTCGACTTACCTCCTCTTGTCTGCAGCAAAATTGGCAACTGGCCACCTCCTGCATTCTTCCAGTTTGGTAGCGGATGGTTTCAACAACGTATCAGATATTATTGGAAATGTTGCTCTCTTGATTGGGATTCGGATGGCTCGCCAACCCGCAGATCGTGACCATCGTTTCGGTCACTGGAAAATTGAAGATTTGGCTAGTTTGATTACTTCCATCATCATGTTCTACGTTGGCTTTGATGTTCTTCGGGACACCATTCAAAAAATTCTCAGTCGGGAACAGACAGTTATCGACCCATTGGGTGCAACTCTCGGAGTCGTCTCTGCAGCAGTCATGTTCGCCGTTTATCTCTATAATACTCGTCTCAGTAAGAAATCCAAATCCAAGGCTCTCAAAGCAGCTGCTAAGGACAATCTTTCCGATGCTGTCACCTCGCTTGGGACGACCATTGCTATCCTAGCCAGCAGTTTCAATTATCCAATTGTGGATAAACTGGTTGCAATCATCATCACTTTCTTTATCTTAAAGACAGCCTATGATATCTTTATCGAGTCTTCCTTTAGTCTTTCAGATGGCTTCGATGACCGTCTGCTAGAGGACTACCAAAAGGCCATCATGGAAATACCAAAGATTAGTAAGGTCAAGTCCCAAAGAGGGCGTACCTACGGTAGCAATATCTACCTTGATATCACCCTGGAGATGAATCCTGACCTATCTGTCTATGAAAGTCACGAGATTGCGGACCAGGTCGAATCCATGCTGGAAGAACGTTTTGGAGTCTTTGATACCGATGTTCATATCGAGCCAGCTCCCATACCTGAGGACGAAATTTTAGACAATGTCTACAAAAAACTGCTCATGCGTGAGCAATTGATTGACCAAGGAAATCAGCTAGAAGAACTCCTTGCTGAGGACTTTCTCTATATCCGTCAAGATGGAGAGCAGATGGATAAAGTCGCTTATCAAGCCGAAAAAGAACTTAAAGCTACTATTAAGGATATTCAAATCACTTCCATTAGTCAGAAAACCAAGCTCATTTGCTATGAGTTAGATGGTATCGTCCACACCAGTATCTGGCGTCGCCATGAAACTTGGCAAAATATCTTCCACCAGGAAACTAAAAAAGAAGACAAACAATGA